The DNA window GAGGTCATACTAGATCTGCTCAAGGAATTGCACACCAAAGAAAATGTTACCCTTGTCATGGTAACCCACGAACCATACGTTGGCAACATGGCAGAAAGATTGGTAACAGTACTGGATGGAAAGTGCAAAACCGATGAAAAATTGCGTTAAATGGTTTGAAAAAAAACCATTAACTTCTTCTCTTTTTCTTAACAACTTAACAACTTAACAACTTAACAACTTAACAACTTAACAACTTAACAACTTAACAACTTAACAACTTAACAACTTAACAACTTAACAACTTAACAACTTAACAACTTAACAACTTAACAACTTAACAACTTAACAACTTAACAACTTAACAACTTAACAACTTAACAACTTAACAACTTAACAACTTATGTAGTTATTAAGTTAATAATATGATGGCGATAAATTTTTCCAAATAAAGAAACCATCAATTAACTCCTTAATTGGATATTCATCCAATATTATTGATTTAATTCATAATACTTATTATTAATAATTTATTATCTAATAAAGTAGTTATAGTATGATGAATAATTTGGAGTTATAAAAATTATAGATAAATTCTCTAATTTAAAAGAAAAACTAAAGGATGTTCCTTTGATATAAATCTAATTCTTACAAATTATAGATAAATTAACATGTATTGGAGCCATTGTTCATGAATATTCAATTCAAACATATTTTAATCATTATTGCAATTGTTGTGGTGGGAGTAGCATTTACAACAGTTGCATTTTCAGGAAAAAATATCAAAACAAATCATTTTGAAAAGGACGAGGTGTCATTCGATTACCCTGACAGTTGGCAGATTGTAAATAAATCAAGAACCTCAGAAATAGTTGCATTTAATGATCCAAATTCTAATTTAAATGTAACAGTTAACAGGTGGAATATTGTATCGAAGTACAAGCCATTTGAAAATTTCACCATCACGGGTCCCGGTGATCAATCTGGACTTAAATTTGTATCCCATAAAACTATAGATCTCAATGGTACAAAGGCTGATGAAAATATATATCAATTTAATGAAAGCGATAAAACCTATCAGCGTACTGAAATCTGGATCAATAAGAACAATGCAATGTACAGCATAATTTACACAACAACAGACAAGGACTTAAATTATAAAAGCCCAGAAATTCAAGCTGTTACAAAAAACTTGACAATAAAAGACAGTTCATTACCTTCAACCCCAATTTGGGGTCAAATAACCATTCCCACACAAAATGTAACTTGGGACATCCGCCAGGATGGGGTTAATTATTATGGATCTGTTTTTCACTACACCGATAGTTTCTTCACAGGGCAAAATGGCACTGTAGGATTGTTAGGTCACCATACAAGATATTCAGCACCATTTGCCAATATTAACCTCCTCAACACAGGAGATAAAGTAATAATTACGGATTATTTGACACAAAGAAACTACATCTATCAAGTTGAAAGTAACGCTGATATTAAAAGTGACTATAAAACCAATCCTATTCAATTCGCCCCTGGTAACTACGAACTAACTCTTGTAACATGTTACCCACCAGGATATGAGGAAGCAGCATTTCAAACACATCTTAAATTGGTTTCAATTGAACAAATTAATCAGTAACATTACTAAAGAAGATTGGAACAAAAAAAAGACTATTAAATTTTTTTTATCCTGATCACTTATTTAGTTCAATTTAATGGTTATCTGTGTAGTTAGGGACACATTCTTAGCATTTCAGTTGTTGGTTGATTTCACTTTAGGTGCTGTTTTTTTTATCAATTATGTAGATCGGGATTTGTTACCTGCCAGTCCATGGGCAGATAGTTTAGTATTCCAAAATTTGATCCATGGGTAAATAGCAGTTCAATATGTAATAATTCATTTCCAAAAAAAAGAAAAAATTTTAAAAAATAATGTCCGTTTGCATTCATCCAGTCAAACGTGGCTTAACTGAAGAGCATCTACATCATTAGTTAAATTTCATTATTATCAATTTTAAATCTTGGTTAAACAGCTGAACCATCAATTATAGTTCCCATGTTCAAATATTCAACCTTTAAAATATCTTCTGGAGGTATTTTATTTCCATTAGCATTGTAATTGGATTTACAATTAGAATTTAACTCTTTTTCATGCACTCTTTGATAGAGGTAGAACAGCACCTTTCCTATAAGATTGGGATGGGAATATTCTGCCTTGAACTTAACAATACATGGTTCAGAATTTTTTGTGTATTCCTTGAAAAGATCATATCCAAAGGTTTGTTCGAAACAGAAACATATGTCCTTTATGATTTCAGGTACAGCAAGATAATCATGGTTTCTAATTTGATCCGAAACAAATGCAGTTTCCTTTATTGAAATGGCGTACGGTCCTTTAAAATCTGTGCCGGACATACGAAATTTGTACAAGCTGGAGTGAGGTCCTAATGCACCTATTTCCATATTTTTTCTAAAATCCGTCCATTCCTCTGTTGATACCTTGTCTGAAATTAAACTGTAAAGTTTATCCCATTTATCCTCAACCACATCTACTAAAGGAAGAATTCCATCCTTAAAATCATCATTTTTATATAATCTAGTTAAATGAAACCAATTTGATTGATCATAACTTGTTACAGGGTCAAATTCATTTTTAAATTTTAATAGCAGTAACTCATCTCCAGATCCATAGAGAGGGTTTCTATAATAAAAATCATCCATATCAAAATTATTCAAAAAGCTCAAAATACTCTCTTGCTTCACATGAGTTATAGATTCAAGTGATAATAAAGTAGTATGAAATGATTCACAATCTAATACTTTCATATACTTAATATGGAGTTTTAATTTATATATATTTACCTAAATACGATTTTTATACAGGGATGATAAGGGTTATGATAATTTATGATGCGTTTGTTAGTGTATTTGTTAGTTAATATTCTATAAAACAACAATAAACATTGAACAGTGGTCAAATTTGAAAATAATTAATGAAAAGAAGATCAATAAATCAATATAATTTCACTGTAAAAAATGACTTTAACTGAAATTTGTTTTATATATATCAAACAAAAACCATATACATTTAATATTTTTTGCAGATTATTCAACAAAGTTTATTACATTGTCATGTTAATTTAAGTATTGTATTATATTTAATGGACTAAAAGTATAGGGATTTTTGATAAAATTTGCGATTTGATAAATATGTCAGATACTAAAATTTTAGTTGTTGAAGATGATAAAATAATATCCTTAGATATCCAGCGTGTTTTAAATGCCGTCGGTTATGAGGTTCCAATTACCGTTTCAACTGGAGAAGATGCAATAAAAATTGCTAAAGAGTTACTTCCAGATCTCATATTGATGGATATTTCATTGAAGGGTAACATGGACGGTATACATGCCGCATCACAAATTAAAAACCTTAGCATACCGATTATTTATTTAACTGCCTACAAGAATAAGTCCTTGATTGAAAGGGCCCAAGAAACTGATCCCTACGGTTATATACTCAAACCCTACGATGAGTATGAGCTAACATTAACCATTGACATGGCCCTTAAAAAACATGAGCAAATAACTAAAATGGAAGGAATAATACAGGAAACACCATTACCACTATTCTTTATAAACAACCAACATGAAGTAATATTTTGGAATAAAGCCATGGAAAAATTGAGTGGAACACCTATAAATGAAATAATTGGGACTGATAATCATTGGCAATCATTTTATGATAGTAAAAGACCTTGTATGGCGGATTTGTTAATGGATAATAAGTTTCGGATGATGCATGAATTGTACTCTGGAAAAATTGATATGTCCGATGATTCCTGGAGTGCAGAGGAGTATTTTCCAAAGGTTTACGATGGAGTCATGCTCAATTTCAGTGCTTCTCTAATAAAAAATATTCAGGGCAAAACCATAGGTGCATTGGAAATTGTTGATGTAAAATAAAAATAATTGGAAACAGAATACATTCTATTTCCATCCTTTGATACTTTTTTTGGTTCTTTAAACTTCTAATCTGTTCATAAAGCCAGTTACCTGTTCTAATTAAGATTCTATTCAAGTACCAATTAGACAGGGATCATGAAGGCTTATTTTGTAATGAACAATGATTAAATCCCCAGTAAGTAAACGCTGTAATTTAGATAACCTGCTATTGTGACCCATATGAGATAAGGGATCAGTATTATTCCTGCGGGTTTGGATATTCTGTAGAACACTACTATGTTTATGAGTATTGATATCCACAGCAGTATTACCATTACCAATCCACCAGCTATGTTGTGGGATCCAAAGAATACCAAGGACCAAACAACGTTTAAGATGAGTTGAACAGCAAAGACTCCGATTCCAATTTTAACATCCTTACGATTTAAACCCTCCCTCCATATGAGAAAGAGTGATATGCCCATTAACACGTACAATGTAGACCAAATAGGTCCAAATGCCCAGTTTGGTGGTGTCCAACTGGGTTTAGGAATATTCACGTACCATGTTGTTATTTCCTTTAGTGTGAACACAGTTCCTACGGCCCCAGCTAAAAAAACTATTAATATGGATACAATCAACTTAGGAAGTTCTCTCCAGCTGAAATTCATACTAATTACCTCCAATTTTCATTAACCCCATTAATTATAAGGTATGTACCTAATTAAATATAAATGTATGTTATTAATCAATTGCATCAAGATAAACTCAACAAAAACCATTCAAATAATACAATTACCCTCTAAAACGCAAAATCCATGAACAAAAAAAAATGATAAAAATTAATGTTGAATACTAAAAAAATAATCCAACTTAAATGTGGTTATGCATTGAAAAGAATTTTTTCGAGGGCATCCAAATTTTTCTCGATAAACGGTTCTGCATTTTTTTCGGAAAGTATTTTTAACTGTTTCTTTCCAGTTTTTTCATATGCGTTATGCAGTATTTTCTGGAGTTCAGAAGTTGGCATTTCTAGTACCACCCTGATCTTGGCAAGTTCATCCTCTGACAGCTGTTCTTTATATTCCAATATTTTACCTTCGAATGACTTGACCACATTAGATCTTCTTGCAACTACTCCCTTAAGAATTAGGGATGGAACTTTGGTAAAGAGATGCAGTAACTCCAGGACATCTTCTTCTGTAATCTTGATATCTGTCTCTAAATTAGTAGAATCCATTTAAATAACACCTCAAAATTTGAATTAAATAAGAACTGTTCAATGAAAAATGCTCCATATTATTTAGCCTGTAATTTAGTCTAAATTAAATTCTGGACAAACGTTGATCTTTTGAGAGTTTAATAGTTTTGATAAAAAAAAATGTAATGAATAACAATCTCATTCCGTGTTCACGGATACGTTGTTTTTAGTCAAGAGTTTTGTAATATACTGTGACGAAAGAAAAACACTTCTAGATTGATCTGTGTTATTGGATGTCACTAATTTATATATTAATATTCCAAGAACTTCGTTGTTAGAGTCTAGAACTGGCCCTCCACTGAATCCATAGGTTGTCTGTGCTGTTGTTTCATAATAAAAGGTTCCGTTGGTAGGTAACTCATTGGTTACAACACCTGAGCTAGAATTTGGTTTGAGTGAAGAACTGTTAAAATTTGAGTACGATCCCTGCTTTGTTGCAGGATACCCATATATATGAATCCTCTGGTTTAAAATGGGAGTGTTAGAATTTAATGTGAGTGGATGTAACCTGATAAAAAATGTATTGATCTTAATCAAGGCCATATCCTCCGATGTTTCTGGATTTCCAACATCAACTAAATTAGCATTCACGTATTGTCCGACACTGCTCCCTGGAAGTCGGACCCTAATTTGTTGTTTGGCTGATTGAACATGGAGCAGGTTCCTTTGATTCATTAGTTCGGTTGTCGTGTTTGCATCTGGCTGTGTTTGAATTAACCCCTGGCCTGTAGTGTTGTTAAGGAGTTCTAAGCCTAATTGAGGATTGTACCTCGACACATATCCGGATACTGCTGCTCTTTCAAGGTACTGTTGGATATCTCCAGATTCCATCAATCTTAAAACTCCTTTATCCTGCACAGCCTGTGGATCACCCACAACATGGTAGGCTGTGACAATGTACCCCTCATCGTTAACTACAAATCCTGATCCAGAATCAAGGGGATAGTAGCCAATGTTAACATCAGATGTCTTGTTAAGAAATGGATCAGTGATGGTAACAACTCCAGACACACCATTCTCTACATAAACAACAGAATCAGCTGCTTGAGCGTTTAAAGTTGATGCTGACGTTGATGAACTGTTAAAAACTATTACTGCAGTGAACCCCATTATAACTAAGACAACTACTACGAGTAACACTGATCTTTGATTTTGATTCATTCTTTGTTCCTACGATTAAAGAATTAGATTCTCCAAGGATTATGTTAAAGATTATACTGTATAGTATGATGCTGAAACATGAAATATATTTCTAAAAAATGTATATTAAACTGAGCCAACTGACAAAAAATCTTCTACATTAACTTACTAAATTATCCCTATTTTTAAAAAAAAATAAGAACTATTAACAACTTAAATTTATTGGGTGAAACAAGCATGCAGATCGATAATGTAAAGATAAATCGGGAAAAAAATGCATTTCATGGTGAGTTAAATTTCTTTGATAATGAACTGTCCAAAGATGATTCCAAGGAAATGCTTTATAGGTTGTTAAGCTGGAAATTAGGCCCTGTAGAACCAACAAGGCATTTTGAATTGTCTTACAATTCAGATAAAAACAGGGTTGAAGTTGATGTTTTTGTATCTGTAACCAAAGCTGAAGCTGGAAATGTTGATACTGTCAAATACATATTCAGCAAATTGATGGAATTTACAGCCATTTACAACAGGGAATTTGAAGACCTTTCAAAGGATATGTAAATCCATTATATAAAATCAAATAAATTTTTTTTAATATCGATGTTAACAAAAAAAAGAAGGTAAAAAGGATTTATTATCCTGTTACTGTTTGTTAAATACCTCTTTTAGTCGAAAGTCTTGGACGATCAGATGAACCTTTACCTGAATTTTTTCCTTCATCATGCTCCTTCATCTGCACCTTAATCTCATTTTCTGTTAAAGGCCTTATTAATCCTCTTTCAATGGAATATCCTGTCTTTAAGAGATTATCTATGACTTTTCTAAAATCTTTCCTTGATAATTCCGGAAAGTCCTTTCGTAAAGCAGAATATAATCTGTTATCTAAATAAACTCCATTATGGCCCTTTAAAATTTCATCTGCCTTCTCTTCAATCGCTGATAAATCTTTGTCTTCACTCAAAAAAATCATTCCTCCTCAAAAAAAATGATGCTTAATAAACATTTTCAATCACTAGTTTTTTCTTCCTATGCATTTGTATGTTAATTTTAAGATTAAATATTTACTATTAAAACAACCCTGCCCATGAAAAAAACCTGGGATAAACAACATTTTTGAATCAACATCGAGGGATAATTACATGAAGTTTCATTGATATAATAAATTGTAAAGGAGGTCGCTTATGGAAGATCATGACGGTGAAAACCATCAAAAATTCAGTGATATTATTGAAGCTTGTGATGAGCTCCTGAAGACTAATTCAGAGGATTATGAAACGTGGACACGTAAGGGTATGGCCCTCATGGGTCTTGGAAAAATAAACGAAGCAATAGAATGTTTTGATAAATCCCTTGCTATCATGCCGAACTATCCATGGGCATTGGACAACATGTGCATGGCACTGTTACTTGTTGAAAGATATGATGAATCACTAGAATGTTTTGACAAGGCACTGGAAATCCATCCAGATGACGAAGTTCTCATAAATAACAAGGCTTTCCTACTTTCATCAATGGGAAACTTTGAAGGGGCTTTAATTCTCTTCGATGAAATCCTAAAAACCACCGATAACAAAAATTCTGTTCTCAAAGAAAAGACCAACTGCCTGCTCAATCTTGAAAGGTATGATGATGCTCTAAACTCAATTAACGAAGTTCTTGAAGAGGTTTCAGACGATCCTGACCTGTATTTCAAGAAGGGAAATGCTCTGGGAGGACTTGGAAGAACTGATGAAGCAATTGAAGCCTTTGAAACTAGTTTAAACCTTAATCCATTATTTGTTGAATCATGGAATGCTAAGGGTGTTGCATACAGCATGCTTGAATGCTACAGTGACGCACTCATATGTTTTGATCATGCAATAGACCTCGATGTGGATGATGATAGAGGATGGTTCTTGAAGGCAGAAACCCTAACCAAAATGAATGAACTCAAGGAAGCATTCGACTGTTACAAAAAAGCAGTAGATTTAAACCCATTAAATACCGAAGGATGGTACAAGTTAGGTCTGGTACTGTACAACCTTAAACAGTTCCCACAATCAATAGAATCCTACGACAGGGCTCTGGATTTAGAACCTAAATCTGCTGCAATTTGGAATTCCAAGGCACTCTCACTCTACGAAATCCACGAACATGAAGAGGAAATTGGATGTTACAACCATGCCCTGGAAATAGATCCAGAGTTTTCAGAGGCGTGGACCAACAAGGGAGCCACCTACCTAACCCTCGGCAGAAATGAAGAAGCATTAGTATGTCTTGAAAAGGCACTTGAATTGAATCCTAACGATCAAACAGCGCTGATGAACAAGGCAAGTGTGCTCATAAGTGTTGAAGACTACGATGATGCAATTTTATACTGTGACAGGGTGCTTGAAATTGATTCCAACCAGGTTGCTGCACTATTTTTAAAGGCCAGAACCCAACAAAACATTGCTAAATTTGATGAATCCATAGAAACTCTCGAAAGAATAACTTCTATAGACCCTGACAACGATGAAGCATGGTTTTTAATTGGAGTTTCCCAGGAATATCTTAACAAACCTGAAGATGCTTTAGTATCCTTTAACAAGGCCATCGAAATTGAACCCAAAAATATTGGTGCTTGGTACTTCAAGGGAAGGTCTCTCATGATGCTTGGAAGGGCTGATGAAGCACTCAAAAGCTATGAAATGGTGACCCTAATGGATCCTGAAAATTACGAAGCCTTCCATCTAACTGGACTCATAAACATGGAGCAGGGAAACTACGATGAAGCACTCAAAAATTTTGATGCAGTCCTCAATATTTCCCCAGACAACATTGATGTGCTGATAAACAAGGGTCAGGCATATGGATTTATGGATAAACCCGAAAAGGCACTGGAATATTTTGATGAAGCATTAGACTTAGAATCAGATAATGTAGAAGCATTGAATTATCGTGGTGTGGCCTTAAAACATATGGGAGACCATGACGCATCCATAAAAACATTTGAAGCAGTTCTTGAGATGGAACCTGAAAATCCATGGGCATGGCACCAGATAGGTTTAAATTACAAGGAAGTAGGAGAGTATGAAAAGGCCATTGAATCATTTGACAATGCCCTGGATGAAGATCCTAAATTCCTACTTGCACTACTGGAAAAGGGAGTTTGCCTGGGAATGAACAAACAATTTAAAGAAGCATTAGAATGTTTTGATGATGTTTTAATTAAGGATCCCCAAAATCCCGATGCTCTGCAGTTTAAAAATATGACAATTCAGATGATGAATGAAGGGGACTAAACGAACTACTTTGTATAAATTCAGATTTGATGGTGAAACCATGGATTATAAGGAATTAAAAAGTTATATGGAACTCAGTCCATTTGAAGTTCAATTCGCACTGACCAATATTGCTGGAAACTTTTTAGACAGAACACTGCTAAATGCCGGTCGGGGAAACCCTAATTGGATTGCAACCACCCCTCGTCAAGCTTTCTTTACCCTTGGAAACTTCGCAGTTTTGGAATCCAAGTGTGACTGCGAATACATACATACAGGATTTCATCCCGAAAAAACAGGAATATACAACAATTTCAAACAGTTTGCAAAGGCAAATCCAGATGCACCGGGTATGAAATTTTTAGAAAGCTCGGTTGAATACGGAATAAACCAATTGGGCTTCGAACCAGATTCATGGGTTTACGAACTGTCAACAGGAAGTATAGGCGACTTTTATCCTGAACCCGACAGGATCCTGCCACATGTAGAGCAAGTGGTTCATAAATTTTTGATCGAATTTCTATGCAACAACAAAGAAAAAAAATGTAAGTACGATCTCTTTGCAACCGAAGGAGGAACCGGTGGAATAATATACGTTTTCAATTCCCTCATGGAAAATAAGCTCATAAAGAAGGGGGATAAAATTGCCATAGCATCACCAATATTCAGTCCATACCTTGAAATTCCACGTTTAAATGATTACGACTTGGTGGAAGTTGAGATCATGGCAGATCCCGATGATGATTGGCAGTACCCAGATTCTGAACTTGAAAAATTGAAGGATCCATCAATCAAAGCATTCTTTGTGGTTAATCCTGGAAATCCACAGGCAAGAGCCATAAGTAATGCTAAAATTAAATTAATTGCAGATATAGTAAAAAATGATAATCCTGAACTCATCATCATTAGCGATGATGTTTATGCCACATTTGTTGAGAATTTCCATTCAATCATGGCAGAAATCCCTTCAAACACCATCTGTGTCTACTCCTTCAGTAAACATATGGGATGCACAGGATGGAGGTTGGGTGTGGTTGCAATCTATGAAAACAACAGGATAGATGAAATGATAAGAAACCTGCCAGAATCTGAAAGGGCAGATCTCATTAACAGGTACGAAAGTATCAGTTTGGATCCTGAAAACATGAAGTTCATAGACAGGTTAGTTGCAGACAGCCGTTCTGTAGCTCTAAATCACACTGCAGGATTATCACTTCCTCAACAAACCCAAATGGCACTATTTTCACTTTTCTTTATGATCGAGGACAATGTTAATTACATCGAAGGAACCAAAAAAGCCCTGAACAAACGTATACACGTACTCTACAACGCCCTGGATCTGCCTCTCGACTACGACAGAACTGCAACCAACT is part of the Methanobacterium lacus genome and encodes:
- a CDS encoding response regulator, with protein sequence MSDTKILVVEDDKIISLDIQRVLNAVGYEVPITVSTGEDAIKIAKELLPDLILMDISLKGNMDGIHAASQIKNLSIPIIYLTAYKNKSLIERAQETDPYGYILKPYDEYELTLTIDMALKKHEQITKMEGIIQETPLPLFFINNQHEVIFWNKAMEKLSGTPINEIIGTDNHWQSFYDSKRPCMADLLMDNKFRMMHELYSGKIDMSDDSWSAEEYFPKVYDGVMLNFSASLIKNIQGKTIGALEIVDVK
- a CDS encoding TspO/MBR family protein yields the protein MNFSWRELPKLIVSILIVFLAGAVGTVFTLKEITTWYVNIPKPSWTPPNWAFGPIWSTLYVLMGISLFLIWREGLNRKDVKIGIGVFAVQLILNVVWSLVFFGSHNIAGGLVMVILLWISILINIVVFYRISKPAGIILIPYLIWVTIAGYLNYSVYLLGI
- a CDS encoding bifunctional aspartate transaminase/aspartate 4-decarboxylase codes for the protein MDYKELKSYMELSPFEVQFALTNIAGNFLDRTLLNAGRGNPNWIATTPRQAFFTLGNFAVLESKCDCEYIHTGFHPEKTGIYNNFKQFAKANPDAPGMKFLESSVEYGINQLGFEPDSWVYELSTGSIGDFYPEPDRILPHVEQVVHKFLIEFLCNNKEKKCKYDLFATEGGTGGIIYVFNSLMENKLIKKGDKIAIASPIFSPYLEIPRLNDYDLVEVEIMADPDDDWQYPDSELEKLKDPSIKAFFVVNPGNPQARAISNAKIKLIADIVKNDNPELIIISDDVYATFVENFHSIMAEIPSNTICVYSFSKHMGCTGWRLGVVAIYENNRIDEMIRNLPESERADLINRYESISLDPENMKFIDRLVADSRSVALNHTAGLSLPQQTQMALFSLFFMIEDNVNYIEGTKKALNKRIHVLYNALDLPLDYDRTATNYYAVIDLLKIAENRYNHSFAKWMEQNYNSVSFVFALADKESVVILPGSGFDAPGWTVRVSLANLRYEAYEEIGKKMLETLDAAYKDYELNQ
- a CDS encoding S1 family peptidase, translating into MNQNQRSVLLVVVVLVIMGFTAVIVFNSSSTSASTLNAQAADSVVYVENGVSGVVTITDPFLNKTSDVNIGYYPLDSGSGFVVNDEGYIVTAYHVVGDPQAVQDKGVLRLMESGDIQQYLERAAVSGYVSRYNPQLGLELLNNTTGQGLIQTQPDANTTTELMNQRNLLHVQSAKQQIRVRLPGSSVGQYVNANLVDVGNPETSEDMALIKINTFFIRLHPLTLNSNTPILNQRIHIYGYPATKQGSYSNFNSSSLKPNSSSGVVTNELPTNGTFYYETTAQTTYGFSGGPVLDSNNEVLGILIYKLVTSNNTDQSRSVFLSSQYITKLLTKNNVSVNTE
- a CDS encoding sortase domain-containing protein, with product MNIQFKHILIIIAIVVVGVAFTTVAFSGKNIKTNHFEKDEVSFDYPDSWQIVNKSRTSEIVAFNDPNSNLNVTVNRWNIVSKYKPFENFTITGPGDQSGLKFVSHKTIDLNGTKADENIYQFNESDKTYQRTEIWINKNNAMYSIIYTTTDKDLNYKSPEIQAVTKNLTIKDSSLPSTPIWGQITIPTQNVTWDIRQDGVNYYGSVFHYTDSFFTGQNGTVGLLGHHTRYSAPFANINLLNTGDKVIITDYLTQRNYIYQVESNADIKSDYKTNPIQFAPGNYELTLVTCYPPGYEEAAFQTHLKLVSIEQINQ
- a CDS encoding tetratricopeptide repeat protein; this encodes MEDHDGENHQKFSDIIEACDELLKTNSEDYETWTRKGMALMGLGKINEAIECFDKSLAIMPNYPWALDNMCMALLLVERYDESLECFDKALEIHPDDEVLINNKAFLLSSMGNFEGALILFDEILKTTDNKNSVLKEKTNCLLNLERYDDALNSINEVLEEVSDDPDLYFKKGNALGGLGRTDEAIEAFETSLNLNPLFVESWNAKGVAYSMLECYSDALICFDHAIDLDVDDDRGWFLKAETLTKMNELKEAFDCYKKAVDLNPLNTEGWYKLGLVLYNLKQFPQSIESYDRALDLEPKSAAIWNSKALSLYEIHEHEEEIGCYNHALEIDPEFSEAWTNKGATYLTLGRNEEALVCLEKALELNPNDQTALMNKASVLISVEDYDDAILYCDRVLEIDSNQVAALFLKARTQQNIAKFDESIETLERITSIDPDNDEAWFLIGVSQEYLNKPEDALVSFNKAIEIEPKNIGAWYFKGRSLMMLGRADEALKSYEMVTLMDPENYEAFHLTGLINMEQGNYDEALKNFDAVLNISPDNIDVLINKGQAYGFMDKPEKALEYFDEALDLESDNVEALNYRGVALKHMGDHDASIKTFEAVLEMEPENPWAWHQIGLNYKEVGEYEKAIESFDNALDEDPKFLLALLEKGVCLGMNKQFKEALECFDDVLIKDPQNPDALQFKNMTIQMMNEGD